The following proteins are encoded in a genomic region of Bacteroidales bacterium:
- a CDS encoding TerB family tellurite resistance protein has protein sequence MIFLHLPVTEIIKIKMAKYGKWIGGGLGWALGGPIGALLGFLFGSMFDGATSGAESWLPPPGKGTSTQTGGYRQQTYGRPQTQTGDFLMSLMILAAAVMKADNRVLKSELEYVRSFLRSQFSEEVTQQNILMLRRILETDYDLSAVARQVGRFMDQASRLQLLHFLFGIAQADGHSHPKEVEVIQRIAQLMGISQSDFDSIKAMFVKDQYRNFTILEITPDASDEEIKKAYRKMAVKYHPDKVAHLGEDIQEAAKRKFQELNNAYSELRKERGIV, from the coding sequence ATGATTTTCCTACATTTGCCCGTTACCGAAATTATAAAAATTAAGATGGCAAAATACGGAAAATGGATAGGCGGTGGACTGGGCTGGGCTTTGGGAGGCCCCATCGGCGCTTTGTTAGGATTTTTATTTGGGTCGATGTTCGACGGTGCTACCTCTGGCGCCGAAAGCTGGCTGCCACCTCCCGGTAAAGGAACCTCCACGCAGACCGGTGGTTACCGGCAGCAAACTTACGGACGCCCACAAACACAAACCGGCGACTTCCTGATGAGTCTGATGATTCTGGCAGCCGCCGTAATGAAGGCCGACAACCGCGTGTTGAAGTCGGAGCTGGAGTATGTGCGCAGCTTCCTGCGCAGCCAGTTCAGCGAAGAGGTGACGCAACAAAACATCCTAATGCTGCGCCGGATCTTAGAGACTGATTATGATCTTTCGGCGGTGGCACGCCAGGTAGGCCGCTTCATGGATCAGGCATCACGATTGCAACTGCTGCACTTCCTGTTTGGAATCGCTCAGGCCGACGGCCATAGTCACCCTAAAGAAGTAGAGGTAATCCAGCGAATTGCCCAACTCATGGGCATCAGCCAAAGCGATTTCGACTCGATCAAGGCGATGTTTGTTAAGGATCAGTATCGCAATTTTACAATCCTTGAAATCACCCCCGACGCAAGCGATGAGGAGATCAAAAAAGCTTATCGCAAAATGGCTGTGAAATATCATCCCGACAAGGTGGCACATCTGGGCGAAGATATTCAGGAAGCCGCCAAACGGAAATTCCAGGAACTCAACAACGCCTACAGCGAGCTGCGTAAGGAGAGAGGGATTGTATAG